In one window of Candidatus Avedoeria danica DNA:
- a CDS encoding glycosyltransferase family 4 protein — protein sequence MRVAMLSKALVVGAYQRKCALIAAHDDIDLIALVPPLWRDDGVERRLEAVEPDGYRLEVLPIRRPGDFHLHHYPDLAARLRRLRPDLVYLDEEPYNLATFLGVRAASRVGAKSMFFTWQNLNRRYPLPFRAFERYAYRTAAAAIAGSATAASVLRAKGFGSDVGKPIWTIPQFGVDAEAYCPPAPPHPLRDVVAGHLHIGYAGRLVPAKGVADVLDAMKALPEAVTLEIVGAGPDLARLTRQVDALALAHRVTFTPWLASAAMPAFYRRIDALVLPSRSTPRWVEQFGRVLTEAMACGAVVVGSDSGEIPHVIGDAGVVFPEGDVTALSAALRRLADDVDERSTLAAAGRQRVVDRFTMQAVADATVAAWRAVMAGA from the coding sequence ATGCGCGTCGCCATGCTCTCCAAGGCCCTCGTCGTCGGCGCCTACCAGCGCAAGTGCGCCCTCATCGCCGCCCACGACGACATCGACCTGATCGCCCTCGTGCCGCCGTTGTGGCGCGATGACGGGGTGGAACGGCGGCTCGAAGCGGTTGAGCCTGACGGCTACCGGCTCGAGGTTCTCCCGATCCGCCGACCGGGCGACTTCCACCTCCATCACTACCCCGACCTCGCGGCCCGACTCCGCCGCCTCCGCCCCGACCTCGTCTACCTCGACGAGGAACCCTACAACCTGGCGACGTTCCTCGGCGTGCGCGCCGCGTCCCGCGTCGGGGCCAAGTCGATGTTCTTCACGTGGCAGAACCTGAACCGGCGGTACCCGCTGCCGTTCCGCGCCTTCGAGCGCTACGCCTACCGCACCGCCGCCGCCGCCATCGCCGGGTCCGCGACCGCCGCGTCCGTCCTGCGCGCCAAGGGCTTCGGGTCCGACGTCGGCAAGCCGATCTGGACGATCCCGCAGTTCGGCGTCGATGCGGAGGCGTACTGCCCCCCCGCTCCCCCCCACCCGCTGCGCGACGTCGTCGCCGGCCACCTCCACATCGGCTACGCCGGCCGCCTCGTGCCCGCCAAAGGCGTCGCGGACGTGCTCGACGCGATGAAGGCGCTGCCCGAAGCCGTGACCCTCGAGATCGTCGGCGCCGGCCCCGACTTGGCGCGGCTCACGCGCCAAGTCGATGCGCTCGCCCTCGCCCACCGCGTCACCTTCACACCGTGGCTCGCCAGTGCCGCCATGCCCGCGTTCTACCGGCGCATCGACGCCCTCGTCCTTCCGAGCCGATCGACGCCCCGCTGGGTCGAACAGTTCGGCCGCGTCCTGACCGAGGCCATGGCGTGCGGCGCCGTCGTCGTCGGTTCGGACTCGGGCGAGATCCCGCACGTGATCGGCGACGCGGGCGTCGTGTTCCCGGAGGGCGATGTCACCGCGTTGTCCGCGGCGCTCCGACGCCTTGCCGACGACGTCGAC